A single region of the Micropterus dolomieu isolate WLL.071019.BEF.003 ecotype Adirondacks linkage group LG18, ASM2129224v1, whole genome shotgun sequence genome encodes:
- the LOC123986920 gene encoding ADP-ribosylation factor 4-like, protein MGVIISHIFSRFTSKRPVRILMVGLDAAGKTTLLYRLKLAEVVTTIPTIGFNVETVEYKNISFTVWDVGGQTVIRPLWRHYYTNTQGLIFVVDSNDPERIKEAANELHMMLEEDELRSVALLVFANKQDLPRAMSVSDITEALGLSAVSRPWFVQSACAISGTGLVEGLDWLSNQILQQ, encoded by the exons ATGGGCGTCATCATCTCACACATCTTCTCCAGGTTCACCTCCAAGAGACCTGTCAGGATTTTAATGG tggGTCTGGATGCAGCAGGTAAAACCACTCTGCTGTACAGACTGAAGCTGGCCGAGGTCGTCACTACCATCCCGACTATTG GTTTTAATGTGGAGACAGTGGAGTACAAGAACATCAGTTTTACAGTTTGGGATGTTGGTGGTCAGACTGTCATCAGACCTCTGTGGAGACATTACTACACTAACACACAG GGTCTGATATTTGTGGTCGACAGCAACGACCCAGAGAGGATTAAAGAAGCTGCCAACGAGCTGCACATGATG cTGGAAGAGGACGAGCTGAGGAGCGTGGCTTTACTGGTGTTTGCCAACAAACAAGATTTGCCCAGAGCCATGTCTGTCAGTGACATCACAGAGGCCCTGGGCCTATCAGCGGTCTCACGGCCG TGGTTCGTCCAGTCTGCCTGTGCCATCAGTGGTACAGGTCTGGTCGAGGGTCTGGACTGGCTCTCCAACCAGATCCTACAACAGTAG
- the appl1 gene encoding DCC-interacting protein 13-alpha isoform X1 — protein MPGIEKLPIEETLEDSPQTRSLLGVFEEDTAAISSYCTQLYQAMQRIYDAQNELSAATHLTSRLLKEYDKQRFPLGGDDEVMSSTLQQFAKVIDELSSCHAVLSTQLADAMMFPVTQFKERDLKEILTLKEVFQIASNDHDTAINRYSRLSKRRDNEKLRAEAVEDVYTSRKKQHQTMMHYFCSLNTLQYKKKTALLEPLLGYMQAQISFFKLGSENLTQQWEDFLGTIGTSVQNVRREMEEEVGQMQQTIQDMERSCDPLYAPCDPDPAHSPVCRNLTRKQGYLYIRNKTGLVSSSWERQYFFTQGGNLMQQGRGEVAGGLVTDLDNCSVMAVDCDDRRFCFQVTSFDGKKVVTLQSESRKDCEEWIATINNISKRIYLSENAEELAARVNQSALEAVTPSPSFQQRHESMRPSSKGRVGRASSISSVGSEPSPALSVLSLDALVAPDTPIQFDIISPVSEENSGQNKTAAQSGRRSNPFGESGDSTSEDSEDSILHQLFIVRFLGSMEVKTAESADVISETMRQIMAARAIHNIFRMTESHLLVTCDCLKLIDPQTQVTRLRFPLSSVVQCLSHQDNKRLFGFVLQSAGGRGDSRAVCYIFESNNEGEKICDSIGLAKQIAFHSDMDRKAVEKRKEQDKAKEKQQEELSKQRQIEKDLEEQSRLIAASSRPANPPTSDGQFLVLSNSQSEDSDAGEEGKKKGESEA, from the exons ATGCCCGGGATAGAGAAGCTGCCGATAGAGGAGACGCTGGAGGACAGTCCGCAG ACACGCTCTCTGCTGGGGGTGTTTGAGGAGGACACTGCAGCCATCTCCAGCTACTGCACACAGCTCTACCAGGCCATGCAGAGGATTTATGAtgcacag AATGAGCTGAGTGCTGCAACACACCTGACCTCCAGACTACTGAAAGAGTATGACAAACAG CGTTTTCCTCTAGGGGGCGATGATGAGGTGATGAGCTCCACCCTGCAGCAGTTTGCAAAAGTCATTGATGAG tTGAGTTCCTGTCATGCTGTCTTGTCCACCCAGCTTGCAGATGCCATGATGTTTCCTGTTACTCAGTTTAAAGAGAGAGACCTGAAGG AAATCCTCACGCTGAAAGAAGTCTTCCAAATAGCCAGCAATG ATCATGACACAGCCATTAACAGATACAGCCGCCTATCCAAGAGGAGAGACAACGAGAAA ttgCGGGCGGAGGCTGTGGAGGACGTCTACACCTCTCGCAAGAAACAGCACCAGACCATGATGCACTACTTCTGCTCTCTTAACACACTTCAGTACAAGAAGAAGACGGCTCTGCTGGAGCCGCTGCTGGGCTACATGCAGGcccag ATCAGTTTCTTTAAGCTGGGTTCAGAAAATCTCACCCAGCAGTGGGAGGACTTCCTGGGAACCATAGGAACCAGTGTCCAAAA tgTGCGTCgtgagatggaggaggaggttgGGCAGATGCAGCAGACTATCCAAGATATGGAGAGATCATGTGACCCTCTGTACGCACCGTGTGACCCTGACCCCGcccactcacctgtctgtcgcAACCTGACCAGGAAACAGGGCTACCTGTACATCCGCAA taaGACGGGGCTGGTTTCATCATCCTGGGAGCGTCAGTACTTCTTCACGCAGGGCGGTAATCTGATGCAGCAGGGCCGAGGAGAGGTGGCGGGCGGGCTCGTCACAGACCTTGACAACTGTTCTGTCATGGCGGTTGACTGTGACGACCGCCGCTTCTGCTTCCAGGTCACTTCCTTCGATGGCAAGAA AGTGGTGACGCTGCAGTCGGAGAGCAGGAAGGACTGCGAGgag TGGATCGCCACCATCAACAACATCTCCAAAAGGATCTACCTGAGTGAGAACGCAGAG GAGCTGGCAGCCAGAGTGAACCAATCCGCTCTTGAAGCCGTGACGCCATCACCGTCCTTCCAGCAGAGGCATGAGAGCATGAGAcccagcag TAAAGGGCGTGTGGGCCGAGCAAGCAGTATTAGCTCTGTGGGCTCGGAGCCTTCGCCAGCCCTGTCCGTGCTCTCTTTGGATGCACTGGTTGCCCCGGATACACCCATCCAGTTTGACATTATTTCCCCGGTCAGCGAGGAGAACTCGGGACAGAACAAGACGGCAGCACAGTccggcag AAGAAGTAATCCATTTGGAGAGTCAGGAGACAGCACATCAGAAGACAGCGAAG ACTCTATCCTCCACCAGCTCTTCATCGTTCGCTTCCTGGGCTCCATGGAGGTGAAGAcggcggagtcagcagacgtCATCTCTGAGACCATGAGGCAGATCATGGCAGCCAGAGCCATCCACAACATCTTCAGGATGACAGAATCACATCTGCTGGTCACCTGTGACTGCCTCAA gCTCATTGATCCTCAGACACAAGTCACTCGACTCAGG TTCCCTCTCTCCAGTGTGGTTCAGTGTTTGTCCCATCAGGACAACAAGAGGCTGTTTGGTTTCGTTCTGCAGTCAGCAGGCGGGCGGGGTGACAGCCGAGCCGTCTGCTACATCTTCGAGTCCAACAACGAAGGAGAGAAG ATCTGTGACAGCATCGGTCTGGCCAAGCAGATAGCCTTCCACTCTGATATG gACCGTAAGGCAgtggagaagaggaaggagcaGGACAAGGCCAAAGAGAAACAGCAGGAAGAACTCAGcaaacagagacagatagagaag GATCTGGAGGAGCAGAGCCGTTTGATCGCCGCTTCGAGTCGCCCCGCTAACCCGCCAACATCTGACGGACAATTCTTAGTGCTTagcaacagccaatcagaggacaGCGATGCCGGGGAGGAGGGGAAGAAGAAGGGCGAGTCTGAAGCCTAA
- the appl1 gene encoding DCC-interacting protein 13-alpha isoform X2: protein MQRIYDAQNELSAATHLTSRLLKEYDKQRFPLGGDDEVMSSTLQQFAKVIDELSSCHAVLSTQLADAMMFPVTQFKERDLKEILTLKEVFQIASNDHDTAINRYSRLSKRRDNEKLRAEAVEDVYTSRKKQHQTMMHYFCSLNTLQYKKKTALLEPLLGYMQAQISFFKLGSENLTQQWEDFLGTIGTSVQNVRREMEEEVGQMQQTIQDMERSCDPLYAPCDPDPAHSPVCRNLTRKQGYLYIRNKTGLVSSSWERQYFFTQGGNLMQQGRGEVAGGLVTDLDNCSVMAVDCDDRRFCFQVTSFDGKKVVTLQSESRKDCEEWIATINNISKRIYLSENAEELAARVNQSALEAVTPSPSFQQRHESMRPSSKGRVGRASSISSVGSEPSPALSVLSLDALVAPDTPIQFDIISPVSEENSGQNKTAAQSGRRSNPFGESGDSTSEDSEDSILHQLFIVRFLGSMEVKTAESADVISETMRQIMAARAIHNIFRMTESHLLVTCDCLKLIDPQTQVTRLRFPLSSVVQCLSHQDNKRLFGFVLQSAGGRGDSRAVCYIFESNNEGEKICDSIGLAKQIAFHSDMDRKAVEKRKEQDKAKEKQQEELSKQRQIEKDLEEQSRLIAASSRPANPPTSDGQFLVLSNSQSEDSDAGEEGKKKGESEA, encoded by the exons ATGCAGAGGATTTATGAtgcacag AATGAGCTGAGTGCTGCAACACACCTGACCTCCAGACTACTGAAAGAGTATGACAAACAG CGTTTTCCTCTAGGGGGCGATGATGAGGTGATGAGCTCCACCCTGCAGCAGTTTGCAAAAGTCATTGATGAG tTGAGTTCCTGTCATGCTGTCTTGTCCACCCAGCTTGCAGATGCCATGATGTTTCCTGTTACTCAGTTTAAAGAGAGAGACCTGAAGG AAATCCTCACGCTGAAAGAAGTCTTCCAAATAGCCAGCAATG ATCATGACACAGCCATTAACAGATACAGCCGCCTATCCAAGAGGAGAGACAACGAGAAA ttgCGGGCGGAGGCTGTGGAGGACGTCTACACCTCTCGCAAGAAACAGCACCAGACCATGATGCACTACTTCTGCTCTCTTAACACACTTCAGTACAAGAAGAAGACGGCTCTGCTGGAGCCGCTGCTGGGCTACATGCAGGcccag ATCAGTTTCTTTAAGCTGGGTTCAGAAAATCTCACCCAGCAGTGGGAGGACTTCCTGGGAACCATAGGAACCAGTGTCCAAAA tgTGCGTCgtgagatggaggaggaggttgGGCAGATGCAGCAGACTATCCAAGATATGGAGAGATCATGTGACCCTCTGTACGCACCGTGTGACCCTGACCCCGcccactcacctgtctgtcgcAACCTGACCAGGAAACAGGGCTACCTGTACATCCGCAA taaGACGGGGCTGGTTTCATCATCCTGGGAGCGTCAGTACTTCTTCACGCAGGGCGGTAATCTGATGCAGCAGGGCCGAGGAGAGGTGGCGGGCGGGCTCGTCACAGACCTTGACAACTGTTCTGTCATGGCGGTTGACTGTGACGACCGCCGCTTCTGCTTCCAGGTCACTTCCTTCGATGGCAAGAA AGTGGTGACGCTGCAGTCGGAGAGCAGGAAGGACTGCGAGgag TGGATCGCCACCATCAACAACATCTCCAAAAGGATCTACCTGAGTGAGAACGCAGAG GAGCTGGCAGCCAGAGTGAACCAATCCGCTCTTGAAGCCGTGACGCCATCACCGTCCTTCCAGCAGAGGCATGAGAGCATGAGAcccagcag TAAAGGGCGTGTGGGCCGAGCAAGCAGTATTAGCTCTGTGGGCTCGGAGCCTTCGCCAGCCCTGTCCGTGCTCTCTTTGGATGCACTGGTTGCCCCGGATACACCCATCCAGTTTGACATTATTTCCCCGGTCAGCGAGGAGAACTCGGGACAGAACAAGACGGCAGCACAGTccggcag AAGAAGTAATCCATTTGGAGAGTCAGGAGACAGCACATCAGAAGACAGCGAAG ACTCTATCCTCCACCAGCTCTTCATCGTTCGCTTCCTGGGCTCCATGGAGGTGAAGAcggcggagtcagcagacgtCATCTCTGAGACCATGAGGCAGATCATGGCAGCCAGAGCCATCCACAACATCTTCAGGATGACAGAATCACATCTGCTGGTCACCTGTGACTGCCTCAA gCTCATTGATCCTCAGACACAAGTCACTCGACTCAGG TTCCCTCTCTCCAGTGTGGTTCAGTGTTTGTCCCATCAGGACAACAAGAGGCTGTTTGGTTTCGTTCTGCAGTCAGCAGGCGGGCGGGGTGACAGCCGAGCCGTCTGCTACATCTTCGAGTCCAACAACGAAGGAGAGAAG ATCTGTGACAGCATCGGTCTGGCCAAGCAGATAGCCTTCCACTCTGATATG gACCGTAAGGCAgtggagaagaggaaggagcaGGACAAGGCCAAAGAGAAACAGCAGGAAGAACTCAGcaaacagagacagatagagaag GATCTGGAGGAGCAGAGCCGTTTGATCGCCGCTTCGAGTCGCCCCGCTAACCCGCCAACATCTGACGGACAATTCTTAGTGCTTagcaacagccaatcagaggacaGCGATGCCGGGGAGGAGGGGAAGAAGAAGGGCGAGTCTGAAGCCTAA